In Hermetia illucens chromosome 5, iHerIll2.2.curated.20191125, whole genome shotgun sequence, a single window of DNA contains:
- the LOC119658038 gene encoding troponin C-like codes for MSDEQEAVLLKAFQMFDPRKSGFIEKDRVRTILTTLDFRYDDAELGKLLEGEDEGTGQINFDSFRRIAQHYQEEDDAAMEQELKEAFRLYDKAGNGYIPVASLREILQALDDKLNNDQLDEMIAEIDTDGSGTVDFDEFMEMMTGD; via the exons ATG TCTGACGAACAAGAAGCGG TCCTCCTTAAGGCTTTTCAAATGTTTGATCCCCGTAAATCGGGATTCATTGAAAAGGATAGGGTTCGGACAATCTTGACCACTCTTGATTTCCGCTACGACGATGCCGAATTGGGAAAATTGTTGGAAGGTGAAGACGAAG GAACTGGACAAATCAACTTTGACTCTTTTCGTCGTATTGCCCAACATTATCAAGAGGAGGATGACGCTGCCATGGAACAAGAGTTGAAAGAAGCCTTCAGATTATACGACAAGGCTGGTAATGGTTACATCCCTGTTGCATCACTTAGGGAAATCCTACAGGCTCTAGATGACAAACTAAATAACGATCAGTTGGATGAAATGATTGCTGAAATTGATACTGACGGGTCAGGAACTGTAGATTTCGACG AATTCATGGAAATGATGACTGGTGATTAA